A window of Aricia agestis chromosome 3, ilAriAges1.1, whole genome shotgun sequence contains these coding sequences:
- the LOC121725434 gene encoding cyclin-dependent kinase 9, which produces MQGVSAPRESAPVLSTSSTILNMREKEKYIEEFDFPFCDESSKYEKVAKIGQGTFGEVFKARARNSNKKFVAMKKVLMDNEKEGFPITALREIKILQLLKHDNVVNLIEICRTKATLHNKYRSTFYLVFDFCEHDLAGLLSNVNVKFSLGEIKKVMQQLLNGLYYIHSNKILHRDMKAANVLITKNGILKLADFGLARAFSIAKSGQANKYTNRVVTLWYRPPELLLGDRNYGPPVDMWGAGCIMAEMWTRSPIMQGPTEQQQLILISQLCGSCTPDVWPGVENLDLYNKMELPKGQKRKVKERLKPYVKDPYGCDLLDKLLQLDPAKRYDADTALNHDFFWMDPMPCDLANMLAQHTQSMFEYLAPPRRPGHLRHHHHVPGAQPKPAQPPQDSGYQDRVF; this is translated from the exons ATGCAAGGCGTGAGCGCTCCTCGGGAGTCTGCTCCTGTTTTAAGTACGAGTTCCACTATACTCAATATGAGAGAAAAAGAGAAATACATCGAAGAATTTGATTTCCCATTTTGTGACGAATCTTCTAAATACGAAAAAGTTGCTAAAATTGGACAAGGAACATTCGGAGAAGTTTTCAAAGCACGAGCCAggaacagtaataaaaaatttgTGGCCATGAAAAAAGTGTTGATGGACAACGAAAAGGAAGGATTTCCTATAACAGCCCTTCGTGAGATTAAAATCTTACAACTACTTAAACATGATAATGTcgttaatctcatagaaatatgTAGAACAAAAGCCACTCTTCACAATAAATATAGATCTACATTCTATTTAGTATTTGACTTTTGTGAGCATGACTTAGCCGGTCTCCTGTCTAATGTTAATGTAAAGTTTAGCTTAGGGGAAATTAAAAAGGTCATGCAGCAGTTGCTGAATGGACTTTACTACATacatagcaataaaatattgcatagaGATATGAAAGCTGCCAATGtacttattacaaaaaatgGAATTTTAAAATTGGCAGATTTTGGTCTGGCAAGGGCATTCAGCATTGCGAAGTCTGGACAAGCCAATAAATATACAAACAGAGTTGTGACATTGTGGTACAGGCCTCCTGAATTGTTGTTAG GTGACCGCAACTATGGCCCTCCAGTGGACATGTGGGGTGCTGGTTGTATTATGGCTGAAATGTGGACTCGATCACCTATTATGCAG GGTCCCACGGAACAGCAACAGCTCATATTAATATCTCAGCTGTGTGGATCATGTACACCGGACGTTTGGCCCGGAGTTGAGAACTTAGATCTCTACAATAAAATGGAGCTACCTAAAGGGCAGAAGAGAAAAGTTAAG gAAAGACTGAAACCTTACGTCAAGGATCCCTATGGATGTGATTTACTGGACAAATTGTTACAATTGGACCCTGCTAAAAG gtATGATGCCGACACGGCTTTGAATCATGATTTCTTCTGGATGGATCCAATGCCATGTGATCTTGCGAACATGTTGGCGCAGCACACGCAGAGTATGTTTGAGTATTTGGCACCACCGCGCAGGCCGGGCCACCTGAGACACCACCACCACGTGCCAGGAGCTCAGCCTAAACCCGCCCAGCCACCTCAGGACTCGGGCTATCAGGATAGAGTCTTTTAG